A part of Paenibacillus sp. 481 genomic DNA contains:
- a CDS encoding DUF2614 family zinc ribbon-containing protein, translating into MNLKQRLFKTSKINEFRLWGLVLTMSGMGLMILGTGGILIWEVAGRAVAAVCLVIGMIGLLASMAVYFWAGMLSTSAVVLQCPECERHTKMLGKTDRCMFCRTILTLDPNKATTPLEDENELDTNHSNKQTTLS; encoded by the coding sequence ATGAATTTGAAACAACGGTTGTTTAAAACGAGTAAAATAAACGAATTTCGTTTATGGGGACTTGTATTGACTATGTCCGGAATGGGCTTAATGATTTTGGGCACTGGCGGAATACTGATCTGGGAGGTTGCAGGCAGAGCTGTTGCAGCTGTGTGCCTAGTAATCGGTATGATAGGCTTGCTTGCTAGTATGGCTGTCTACTTCTGGGCAGGCATGTTGTCTACTAGCGCAGTCGTTCTACAATGTCCTGAATGCGAACGCCACACGAAAATGCTAGGTAAAACGGATCGTTGCATGTTCTGTCGTACGATTTTGACACTGGATCCAAACAAAGCGACTACACCGCTCGAAGACGAAAATGAATTAGACACGAACCACAGTAACAAGCAAACAACGTTATCCTAA
- a CDS encoding glycosyl hydrolase family 18 protein — MSKRNTQKKGCGGFLFIIVGLLVLVLGAWKVWEQWGPAPQYKANEMGSVDQPLTWNGQWSGYGSKGKGDQLLVPIEAVKKGITTRVFEEGDSRRIILTSKMNVAVLEVGESKGKWNGQDIDWGVEPERVDGQVFIPMTALERLYGVQAVQYESTGGVQVRFPGQTIQLGVINEQQSTADTVTLYEQADKRSPEVSQLASGTPITMWKEQAGWFLIEDNGGRLGYIASDSIEQKGSETVEKQPVPPKPKFVEEGHSVSLAWEAVYSRNPDTDTLPKMPGVNVISPTWFSLADEQGNVKSKADSKLLDWAHRNGKQVWALFSNSFDPDLTTKALSTYERRETTINQLLDYAKQYRIDGINIDYENVNVEDRDVLTQFVREMTPRLHSAGLVVSIDVTAKSGSSRWSKFLDRGPLAESVDFMMVMAYDEHWATSPKAGSVASLPWTETAVTRIMKEDGVPANKLVLGMPLYTRIWTETEKDGERKVSSKAVGMRTIQELLSKQQLKPTFAEQEGQNYVEYKENGTLQRIWIEDERSIKARIDLAKRLDLAGVAAWARSLGNAEIWDIIHY, encoded by the coding sequence TTGAGTAAAAGAAACACGCAAAAAAAGGGCTGTGGTGGATTTTTATTTATTATAGTAGGACTCCTTGTACTCGTATTAGGTGCTTGGAAGGTTTGGGAGCAGTGGGGACCTGCACCACAATATAAAGCGAATGAAATGGGAAGCGTAGATCAACCGTTGACGTGGAACGGACAATGGAGCGGTTATGGCTCGAAAGGAAAAGGGGACCAACTGCTTGTACCTATTGAGGCCGTTAAAAAAGGGATCACCACACGTGTTTTTGAGGAAGGTGATTCCCGACGTATTATTTTGACATCTAAAATGAATGTGGCTGTGCTTGAAGTAGGCGAGTCCAAAGGGAAATGGAACGGTCAGGACATCGATTGGGGAGTAGAGCCTGAGCGTGTGGATGGACAAGTATTTATTCCGATGACAGCACTTGAACGGTTGTATGGTGTACAGGCAGTTCAATACGAATCGACGGGCGGAGTTCAAGTTCGTTTTCCTGGGCAGACCATTCAGCTTGGGGTTATAAACGAACAGCAATCAACCGCTGACACAGTCACACTTTACGAACAGGCGGATAAACGTTCACCAGAAGTAAGCCAGCTTGCGTCAGGAACACCCATTACAATGTGGAAAGAACAAGCGGGATGGTTCTTAATAGAAGATAACGGTGGCCGACTAGGTTATATCGCTAGCGACTCTATTGAACAAAAAGGTTCAGAAACGGTTGAGAAACAGCCTGTGCCACCGAAGCCGAAGTTTGTCGAGGAAGGGCATTCTGTTAGTTTAGCGTGGGAAGCTGTTTATTCACGTAACCCAGACACGGATACCTTACCTAAGATGCCAGGCGTGAATGTGATTAGTCCAACGTGGTTTAGTTTGGCTGATGAGCAGGGGAACGTGAAGAGTAAAGCCGACTCCAAACTATTGGATTGGGCTCATCGCAATGGCAAGCAAGTCTGGGCATTGTTTAGTAACAGTTTTGATCCTGACTTAACGACCAAAGCTTTATCGACCTATGAGCGTCGGGAAACAACCATTAATCAGTTACTGGACTACGCCAAACAGTACCGTATTGATGGCATTAATATCGACTATGAAAATGTAAACGTAGAAGACCGCGATGTATTAACGCAATTCGTTCGCGAGATGACACCTCGACTTCATAGCGCGGGGCTAGTCGTATCCATTGATGTGACTGCTAAATCTGGTAGCTCACGCTGGTCTAAATTTTTGGACCGAGGACCGCTCGCAGAATCGGTTGACTTTATGATGGTCATGGCATACGACGAACATTGGGCAACGAGTCCAAAAGCGGGCTCAGTAGCCTCGTTGCCTTGGACCGAAACCGCCGTCACACGAATTATGAAAGAGGACGGCGTGCCTGCAAATAAACTTGTACTTGGGATGCCGCTTTATACACGAATTTGGACAGAGACAGAAAAGGATGGAGAACGTAAAGTATCTTCCAAAGCAGTGGGAATGCGTACGATACAAGAATTGCTTAGTAAACAACAGCTGAAGCCAACATTTGCGGAGCAAGAAGGTCAAAATTATGTGGAGTATAAGGAAAATGGCACACTCCAACGCATTTGGATTGAAGATGAGCGTTCCATTAAAGCGCGAATTGATTTGGCCAAACGGCTTGATTTAGCTGGTGTAGCTGCATGGGCACGTTCATTAGGTAATGCAGAGATTTGGGACATCATTCATTATTAA
- the perR gene encoding peroxide-responsive transcriptional repressor PerR, with product MNTRVQHALEQLKTSGVRITPQRHAILAFLMDSMTHPTADEIYRSLEPQFPSMSVATVYNNLKMFIEAGLVRELTYGDSSSRFDADVSDHYHAICNDCGEIVDFSMLGLIEVEKTAAHSTGFVITGHRMEVYGVCPQCAVKVKH from the coding sequence ATGAACACACGGGTACAGCATGCATTAGAACAATTGAAAACGTCCGGCGTACGCATCACACCGCAGCGTCATGCGATTTTAGCATTTTTGATGGATTCCATGACCCATCCGACAGCTGATGAAATATATAGATCGCTAGAACCTCAATTTCCGAGTATGAGCGTGGCAACTGTCTATAACAACTTGAAGATGTTTATAGAGGCTGGTCTTGTTAGAGAATTGACTTATGGGGACAGTTCCAGTCGATTTGATGCAGATGTGTCCGATCATTATCATGCGATATGTAATGATTGCGGAGAAATCGTTGATTTCTCGATGCTTGGCTTGATAGAGGTTGAGAAGACAGCAGCACACAGTACCGGATTCGTTATCACGGGTCATCGTATGGAAGTGTATGGTGTTTGTCCACAGTGTGCGGTTAAGGTGAAGCATTAG
- a CDS encoding DUF4097 family beta strand repeat-containing protein — MVKVGRITASILLIVVGGMLLADQLFASRSLALIAKWWPIGLVMWGLEWLWQSWYLKRSTHEWKLDWSGMVLAFAAALVVITVSQPQLFRDWIKGIQFDFSMMKVMSEGPGLKFEQPAQTYKLTAQSKQITIANDNGKVFVRSADVDELQVDATVIVTGLKNDEAQQVAKQSRIEVKESKAGQLSVSTKSGMPVSGRQQARMDVTVIIPNHLDLHVNVVNRNGDVEVQRVRGDVQVKTHNGDLRLQHIGGELNAESRNGDIDIKQVTRSAVANSQSGNITMNNVSGHATAITQNGEIQINEADASVRAETLNGDIMIESKQVRGKWNAQSLAGDAVIRFPEAANVTVSATNQFGDITSDFSMTRTNEKEGTILGTGEFPIHIEVNGDIRILAY, encoded by the coding sequence ATGGTTAAGGTTGGAAGAATAACAGCGTCGATCTTACTCATTGTGGTCGGTGGGATGTTATTAGCAGACCAACTGTTTGCAAGCCGTAGCCTCGCCTTAATTGCAAAATGGTGGCCAATCGGGCTTGTTATGTGGGGGCTTGAATGGTTATGGCAAAGTTGGTATTTAAAACGCTCCACACACGAGTGGAAACTGGATTGGAGCGGGATGGTTCTTGCTTTTGCCGCAGCTTTAGTCGTCATCACCGTTTCTCAACCACAACTATTTCGTGATTGGATAAAGGGAATTCAATTTGATTTCTCCATGATGAAGGTCATGTCAGAGGGTCCTGGATTGAAATTCGAACAACCTGCACAGACTTATAAGCTGACGGCACAGAGTAAACAAATTACGATAGCAAATGATAATGGCAAAGTGTTCGTTCGTTCAGCCGACGTTGATGAGCTTCAAGTTGACGCTACAGTGATCGTGACAGGATTGAAAAATGACGAAGCGCAGCAAGTAGCCAAACAATCTCGTATCGAAGTGAAAGAGAGCAAGGCAGGTCAATTGTCGGTTAGTACGAAAAGCGGGATGCCTGTGAGTGGCCGTCAACAAGCACGTATGGACGTTACCGTTATCATTCCTAACCATCTCGATTTACATGTAAATGTCGTGAACCGTAACGGTGATGTAGAAGTGCAACGAGTTCGAGGTGACGTTCAAGTGAAGACTCACAACGGTGACCTGCGCTTGCAGCATATCGGTGGGGAGTTGAATGCAGAAAGTCGGAATGGAGACATTGATATTAAGCAGGTAACACGCAGTGCGGTTGCGAACTCACAAAGTGGCAATATTACGATGAATAACGTAAGTGGGCATGCGACGGCTATTACTCAAAATGGCGAGATTCAGATTAATGAAGCAGATGCCAGTGTTAGGGCTGAGACATTAAACGGTGATATCATGATTGAGTCCAAACAAGTGAGAGGCAAATGGAATGCACAAAGTTTGGCAGGTGACGCTGTCATTCGGTTTCCAGAAGCTGCAAATGTTACCGTGAGTGCAACGAATCAATTTGGAGATATAACCTCGGATTTTTCAATGACAAGGACAAATGAAAAAGAGGGTACTATACTAGGTACAGGGGAATTCCCGATTCACATTGAGGTGAATGGTGACATACGGATATTAGCCTACTAG
- a CDS encoding DUF6677 family protein, with protein sequence MSNQKGKTSEESFIRERMERIERMQPISQMQSFNSSTPPRKSKFVAVLLSLFFPGLGHFYLRLMQRGLLIMMFLMLDIVAIVYFTTKDVATNVPLIVLLSLMLPVIYFFNLFDAMQNTEKVNEQAMYGIASEPTKQGPWFGVLFVSCGVLMLLLTVDPSWLGWFFTYGGSYAGATVLIGGGIYLLYKETNNKS encoded by the coding sequence ATGAGCAATCAAAAAGGTAAGACAAGTGAAGAATCATTTATACGTGAAAGAATGGAGCGAATCGAACGCATGCAGCCCATTTCCCAGATGCAATCTTTTAATTCTTCTACGCCTCCACGCAAGAGTAAATTTGTAGCTGTACTGCTCTCACTCTTTTTTCCGGGACTCGGACATTTTTATTTGCGTCTGATGCAGCGCGGATTATTGATTATGATGTTTTTAATGCTCGACATCGTTGCCATCGTATACTTTACGACGAAAGATGTTGCGACGAATGTCCCGCTCATTGTTCTGCTGTCGCTCATGCTACCTGTCATTTACTTCTTTAATTTATTCGATGCCATGCAAAATACAGAAAAAGTGAATGAGCAAGCGATGTATGGTATTGCGTCCGAACCTACTAAACAAGGGCCGTGGTTTGGTGTTCTGTTTGTATCTTGTGGTGTCCTTATGTTGCTGCTTACGGTTGATCCGAGCTGGTTGGGCTGGTTCTTCACATACGGCGGTTCCTATGCTGGAGCAACTGTACTTATTGGTGGAGGCATATATTTGCTCTATAAGGAAACGAACAACAAGTCTTAA
- a CDS encoding RNA polymerase sigma factor: MDVNTMLFQKSDEWIVQRVLEGEKEMMRILVERHRPFVLTCICRTVKDRHLAEDIVQEVFVKAYRALHTYRGDAKFTTWLYRLTCNQMIDSLRKQRRGGRLEQIEYNHTELLTDGWSNEPEEYVVKQEHCEEVRRTLKQLPDKYRSVMELYHMRQQSYAEIAEKLHMPVRTVETRLYRAKMLFKNAWTQAQTLKAGIT, encoded by the coding sequence ATGGACGTGAATACAATGTTATTTCAAAAGTCGGATGAATGGATTGTGCAAAGAGTGCTGGAAGGCGAGAAAGAAATGATGCGGATTTTGGTGGAAAGACACCGCCCCTTTGTGTTAACGTGTATTTGTCGGACGGTTAAAGATCGTCATTTAGCTGAGGACATTGTACAGGAAGTCTTCGTGAAGGCGTATCGCGCTTTGCATACGTATCGTGGGGATGCGAAATTTACGACGTGGTTGTATCGTTTAACGTGCAATCAAATGATAGATTCATTGCGCAAGCAACGTAGAGGCGGACGTCTGGAGCAGATTGAGTATAACCATACCGAATTATTAACAGACGGCTGGAGCAATGAGCCAGAAGAGTATGTGGTGAAACAAGAACATTGCGAAGAGGTTAGACGTACGCTCAAGCAGCTTCCTGATAAATATCGGTCGGTGATGGAGCTTTATCATATGCGTCAACAGTCATATGCTGAAATAGCAGAGAAACTTCACATGCCTGTTCGAACGGTAGAGACACGGCTATATCGCGCTAAGATGCTTTTCAAAAATGCATGGACACAAGCTCAGACCTTAAAAGCTGGAATAACCTAA
- a CDS encoding MgtC/SapB family protein, whose protein sequence is MDEVAVATSGGLHNPWLISNMNLGVRLLMAMLLGGLVGFEREKHNHPAGLRTHILVCLGSALIMLLSMYGFSQFIYEGNVRVDPARLATAVITGIGFLGAGTIIFTGKSIAGLTTAASLWVVAAIGLAVGAGFYFAAIITTLLVIVNLFVFNKLEQRYMTGEKIQLLTVVTNGSSHSLNQLHAYLQNNDITVKKMSLQHKHTFSNDDNYEAGQTEWQLIIGVPKSFSILPAAAEIEQIKGIRSVTLE, encoded by the coding sequence ATGGACGAAGTGGCAGTTGCAACATCAGGAGGACTACATAATCCTTGGCTTATTAGCAATATGAATCTGGGTGTGCGTCTGTTAATGGCGATGCTGCTCGGTGGACTTGTCGGATTTGAACGTGAAAAGCACAACCATCCTGCTGGACTACGTACCCATATTCTGGTGTGCCTCGGTTCTGCACTGATTATGCTGTTGTCTATGTATGGTTTCTCGCAATTTATATATGAAGGCAATGTACGTGTTGACCCAGCCCGCCTTGCTACAGCCGTCATAACGGGGATCGGATTTCTAGGCGCTGGCACGATTATATTTACAGGCAAATCCATTGCCGGTTTAACGACCGCCGCTTCGTTATGGGTAGTGGCTGCGATCGGCTTGGCTGTCGGCGCAGGCTTTTATTTTGCCGCTATTATTACGACACTGCTCGTCATCGTCAATCTGTTTGTGTTTAACAAGCTGGAGCAGCGCTATATGACCGGTGAAAAAATCCAGCTCCTAACCGTCGTGACAAACGGTTCTTCCCATTCACTCAATCAACTTCATGCCTACTTACAAAACAACGATATCACCGTGAAAAAGATGTCCCTACAGCATAAACATACCTTTTCGAATGACGATAACTATGAAGCAGGGCAGACAGAATGGCAGCTTATCATTGGCGTGCCGAAGTCGTTCTCTATTTTACCTGCGGCAGCAGAAATCGAACAAATTAAAGGGATTCGTTCCGTTACATTAGAGTGA
- a CDS encoding GNAT family N-acetyltransferase, protein MIKRLNLKDINTLKQLWALQQAAYRVEADKLGFDKIPPLMETEHQLASVQETFHGWWQDNQLVGAVSYVEVKAGVIDIYRLMVHPDYFRRKIGSTLLDFVLELPDIDTHYIATGVRNEPALELYKRKGFSIVEDQEIAPGVWLRHLERTTSKAHLL, encoded by the coding sequence ATGATTAAACGCTTAAATTTGAAAGATATAAATACATTAAAGCAGTTGTGGGCCTTGCAACAGGCTGCCTACCGCGTAGAAGCGGATAAGCTTGGCTTTGATAAAATACCGCCTTTAATGGAGACGGAACATCAATTAGCGAGTGTACAAGAAACGTTTCACGGCTGGTGGCAAGATAATCAACTTGTTGGGGCTGTATCCTACGTTGAAGTCAAAGCTGGCGTCATTGATATTTACAGGTTAATGGTGCATCCTGATTATTTCCGTCGTAAAATAGGCTCCACATTACTCGATTTTGTTTTAGAGCTGCCTGACATCGATACGCATTATATTGCAACAGGAGTTCGTAATGAACCAGCCTTGGAACTATACAAGCGCAAAGGGTTTAGTATCGTCGAGGATCAAGAAATTGCGCCGGGAGTTTGGTTGCGGCATTTAGAACGAACAACATCAAAAGCTCATTTGCTTTAG
- the gatB gene encoding Asp-tRNA(Asn)/Glu-tRNA(Gln) amidotransferase subunit GatB, which yields MPSAKYETVIGLEVHVELHTNSKIFCGCSTQFGAPPNTHTCPICLGHPGVLPVLNRQAVEYAMKAAMALNCEISSVSKFDRKNYFYPDSPKAYQISQADQPIGLNGWIDIEVDGKTKRIGINRLHLEEDAGKLTHVDGGYGSLVDFNRVGTPLVEIVSEPEISSPEEAKAYLEKMKAIMQYCDVSDVKMEEGSLRCDANISIRPHGQEKLGTRAELKNMNSFRGVQRGLEYEEERQADILDEGGQVVQETRRWDEAQGRTISMRGKEQAHDYRYFPDPDLVTMLIDEEWKERVHASIPELPDARKARYTSEFGLSSYDAEVITSSMKLADLFEQSLQYTSDAKAVVNWIMGDLLGFLNSNGLEVDGVKLTGQGLGEMIGLIEKGTISNKIAKTVFKEMLESGKSPQAIVEEKGLVQISDEGAIKAIVEQIVANNPQSVEDYRAGKEKAIGFLVGQVMKETKGKANPGLVNQLLIDCLKQA from the coding sequence ATGCCGAGTGCAAAATATGAAACGGTCATCGGTTTAGAGGTGCACGTTGAGCTGCATACGAACTCAAAAATCTTTTGTGGCTGCTCGACTCAATTTGGCGCACCACCGAACACGCACACATGTCCGATTTGTTTAGGACATCCTGGCGTGTTGCCGGTACTGAACCGTCAAGCGGTTGAATACGCAATGAAAGCGGCAATGGCGCTTAACTGTGAGATCTCATCGGTCAGCAAATTTGACCGCAAAAACTATTTCTATCCCGATTCGCCTAAGGCTTATCAAATTTCTCAAGCGGATCAGCCGATCGGACTAAACGGCTGGATCGACATCGAGGTGGACGGCAAGACGAAGCGTATCGGCATCAACCGTCTGCACTTGGAAGAAGATGCAGGTAAATTGACGCACGTCGATGGCGGCTACGGTTCCTTGGTGGACTTTAACCGTGTAGGCACGCCGCTCGTCGAAATTGTATCTGAGCCGGAAATATCCTCTCCTGAAGAAGCGAAAGCTTACTTGGAGAAGATGAAAGCGATTATGCAATATTGCGACGTATCCGACGTTAAAATGGAGGAAGGTTCTCTTCGTTGTGATGCGAACATCAGTATTCGCCCACACGGTCAGGAGAAGCTTGGCACACGTGCGGAATTGAAAAATATGAACTCCTTCCGCGGTGTACAGCGCGGCTTGGAATACGAAGAAGAGCGTCAAGCGGACATCTTGGACGAAGGTGGACAAGTTGTACAGGAGACGCGTCGTTGGGACGAGGCACAAGGACGTACGATTTCGATGCGCGGCAAAGAACAGGCGCATGATTATCGCTACTTCCCAGACCCTGATCTCGTAACGATGCTTATCGATGAAGAGTGGAAGGAGCGCGTTCACGCATCTATTCCAGAGCTTCCTGACGCACGTAAAGCTCGCTACACGTCCGAATTCGGCTTGTCCAGCTACGATGCAGAAGTGATCACTTCTTCCATGAAGCTGGCGGACTTGTTCGAACAAAGCTTGCAGTACACGTCCGACGCGAAAGCGGTCGTGAACTGGATCATGGGCGACCTGCTCGGATTCCTCAACTCCAATGGCTTGGAAGTTGATGGCGTGAAACTGACAGGTCAAGGCTTAGGCGAAATGATCGGCCTGATCGAGAAAGGCACGATCAGCAACAAAATCGCCAAAACCGTGTTCAAAGAAATGCTTGAATCCGGCAAATCACCACAAGCGATCGTCGAAGAAAAGGGACTCGTCCAAATTAGCGACGAGGGCGCGATCAAAGCGATCGTAGAGCAAATTGTTGCTAACAACCCGCAATCGGTAGAAGACTACCGTGCGGGTAAAGAAAAAGCAATTGGCTTCCTTGTCGGCCAAGTGATGAAGGAAACGAAGGGTAAAGCCAACCCGGGACTCGTTAACCAACTGCTTATCGATTGCCTGAAGCAAGCTTAA
- the gatA gene encoding Asp-tRNA(Asn)/Glu-tRNA(Gln) amidotransferase subunit GatA: MTPLDMTLAELRQALTDRKLSVSELVDASYQRITATEEQVQAFLTLNEEAAREQARQLDGRLAEGAALNMLAGLPAGVKDNIVTEGLRTTCASRFLDNYNPIYDGTVSRKLKAADVVTIGKLNMDEFAMGGSNENSAYQVTRNPWDLERVPGGSSGGSAASVAAGQVYFSLGSDTGGSIRQPASYCGVVGLKPTYGLVSRFGLVAFASSLDQIGPITKNVEDSAHVLQAIAGYDKMDSTSANVNVPNYAEALTGDVKGLRIGVPKEYIGQGVDPKVKEAVMQALQVFERLGATWEEISMPHTDYAVATYYLLASSEASSNLARFDGVRYGVRADNPDNLLDLYHQSRSQGFGTEVKRRIMLGTYALSSGYYDAYYLKAQKVRTLIKRDFDQAFERYDILLGPTAPTTAFRIGEQINDPLAMYLNDILTIPVSLAGVPAISVPCGLADGLPVGLQLIGKPFDEATVLRAAHAFEQDTEHHKLRPQL; this comes from the coding sequence GTGACGCCATTAGATATGACATTAGCTGAATTAAGACAAGCGTTAACAGACCGTAAGCTGTCTGTTTCTGAACTCGTCGATGCATCTTATCAACGCATTACAGCAACGGAAGAACAAGTGCAGGCGTTTTTGACGCTGAACGAAGAAGCAGCACGTGAGCAGGCGCGTCAGTTAGACGGGCGCTTGGCAGAAGGTGCGGCATTGAACATGTTGGCAGGTTTGCCGGCAGGTGTTAAAGATAACATCGTAACAGAAGGGCTGCGCACGACATGTGCTAGCCGTTTCTTGGACAACTACAACCCTATTTACGATGGAACGGTATCCCGCAAGCTGAAAGCAGCGGATGTCGTTACGATCGGTAAATTGAATATGGACGAGTTCGCGATGGGTGGTTCCAATGAGAACTCGGCTTATCAAGTAACACGTAACCCTTGGGACTTGGAACGTGTACCTGGGGGCTCTAGCGGTGGCTCTGCTGCCTCAGTAGCGGCAGGACAAGTTTACTTTTCTTTAGGCTCTGACACGGGCGGCTCCATTCGCCAGCCAGCATCGTATTGTGGCGTGGTCGGCTTGAAACCAACTTACGGTCTCGTATCTCGTTTCGGGCTAGTCGCATTCGCGTCTTCTCTTGACCAGATCGGCCCGATTACGAAGAACGTTGAGGATTCTGCGCACGTGCTGCAAGCTATTGCAGGTTACGACAAGATGGATTCCACATCGGCTAACGTTAACGTACCGAACTATGCGGAAGCATTGACAGGCGATGTCAAAGGTCTGCGCATTGGCGTGCCGAAAGAGTATATCGGTCAAGGTGTCGATCCAAAAGTCAAAGAGGCCGTTATGCAGGCGTTGCAAGTGTTTGAGCGACTCGGCGCAACATGGGAAGAAATTTCGATGCCGCATACCGATTATGCGGTGGCAACGTACTACTTGCTGGCATCGTCGGAAGCGTCTTCGAACTTGGCGCGTTTTGATGGCGTGCGCTACGGCGTACGTGCGGACAATCCGGACAACCTGCTTGATTTGTACCATCAATCCCGTAGCCAAGGCTTTGGCACAGAAGTGAAACGCCGCATTATGCTTGGAACATACGCGCTCAGCTCCGGCTACTACGACGCGTACTACTTAAAAGCACAGAAGGTGCGCACGCTTATTAAGCGCGACTTCGATCAAGCTTTTGAACGTTACGACATTTTGCTCGGGCCAACGGCGCCAACGACGGCGTTCCGTATCGGCGAGCAAATTAACGATCCGCTTGCGATGTACTTGAACGATATTTTAACGATTCCGGTGAGCTTGGCGGGCGTGCCAGCTATCAGCGTACCGTGCGGTTTGGCTGACGGGTTACCAGTCGGCTTGCAATTGATCGGTAAGCCGTTCGACGAAGCGACTGTACTGCGTGCAGCGCATGCGTTCGAACAGGATACGGAGCATCATAAGCTGCGCCCGCAGCTGTAA
- the gatC gene encoding Asp-tRNA(Asn)/Glu-tRNA(Gln) amidotransferase subunit GatC has translation MSIGIQDVEHVAKLARLNLSDDEKERFTEQLNAILKYAEKLNELNTDDVQATTHVLPIKNVMREDEVRPSLPIERVMANAPEEEDGQFKVPAVLD, from the coding sequence ATGAGCATTGGTATTCAGGATGTCGAACACGTGGCTAAGCTTGCTCGGCTCAATTTGAGCGACGATGAGAAAGAACGTTTTACAGAGCAGTTGAACGCCATTTTAAAATATGCTGAAAAGTTGAATGAACTAAATACGGACGACGTACAGGCGACAACTCACGTTTTGCCTATTAAGAACGTGATGCGTGAGGATGAAGTCCGTCCATCGCTTCCAATTGAACGTGTAATGGCTAATGCACCAGAAGAGGAAGACGGCCAATTTAAAGTTCCAGCAGTGCTGGATTGA
- a CDS encoding ATPase, giving the protein MHPLGEKVLIVADRFEQNLPIGDYGYIIAYDRNADNAFDYVVRVPNANRNFFVPASDIEREDLLLQQEVERIEREALIDFALATRNEELFRRLMNDEEAEDTEEMDPQDILTQEEFVRQVNLRAWI; this is encoded by the coding sequence ATGCATCCTTTGGGAGAGAAAGTGCTTATCGTTGCCGACCGTTTCGAGCAGAATTTGCCTATCGGGGACTACGGCTATATTATCGCTTATGACCGCAATGCGGATAATGCTTTTGATTACGTCGTTCGAGTTCCGAATGCGAATCGCAACTTCTTTGTACCCGCTTCCGATATTGAGCGTGAAGATTTGCTCTTACAGCAGGAAGTCGAACGCATCGAGCGGGAGGCGCTCATTGACTTTGCGCTAGCGACACGCAATGAAGAGCTATTCCGGCGGCTAATGAATGACGAAGAAGCGGAAGACACGGAAGAAATGGATCCGCAAGACATATTGACGCAAGAAGAGTTCGTCCGTCAAGTTAACTTGCGGGCATGGATCTAG